Proteins from one Bacteroides zhangwenhongii genomic window:
- the hisIE gene encoding bifunctional phosphoribosyl-AMP cyclohydrolase/phosphoribosyl-ATP diphosphatase HisIE, which yields MELDFEKMNGLVPAIIQDNETRKVLMLGFMNKEAYDKTVETGKVTFFSRTKNRLWTKGEESGNFLHVVSIKADCDNDTLLIQVNPAGPVCHTGTDTCWGEKNEEPVMFLKALQDFIDKRHEEMPAGSYTTSLFESGVNKMAQKVGEEAVETVIEATNGTDERLIYEGADLIYHMIVLLTSKGYRIEDLARELQERHSSTWKKH from the coding sequence ATGGAATTGGATTTCGAGAAAATGAACGGACTTGTTCCGGCTATCATACAAGACAATGAGACGCGCAAAGTCTTGATGTTGGGCTTCATGAATAAGGAAGCCTATGATAAAACGGTAGAAACCGGAAAAGTGACATTCTTTAGCCGTACAAAGAATCGTCTGTGGACAAAAGGCGAAGAAAGCGGTAATTTCCTTCATGTTGTTTCTATCAAGGCCGATTGCGACAATGATACGTTGCTCATTCAGGTTAATCCGGCAGGTCCTGTGTGCCATACAGGTACAGATACCTGTTGGGGCGAGAAGAATGAAGAACCTGTGATGTTCCTGAAAGCATTGCAAGACTTTATCGACAAACGTCACGAAGAAATGCCCGCAGGCTCTTATACAACCAGCCTGTTTGAGTCCGGAGTCAATAAGATGGCACAGAAAGTAGGTGAAGAAGCAGTCGAGACAGTGATCGAAGCAACCAACGGCACTGACGAACGCCTGATCTACGAAGGAGCCGACCTTATTTATCACATGATTGTATTGCTGACTTCAAAAGGCTATCGCATTGAAGATCTTGCGCGTGAACTGCAGGAAAGACATAGCAGTACATGGAAGAAACATTAA